Genomic DNA from Rhodanobacteraceae bacterium:
CCTCCAGCAGGCGTTGGGTGGCGAGCAGTTCCGCGTGTGTATGCGCCAGCTGCTGGCGCGCCGACTCGGCACTGGTGGCGTAGTGCACGGTCAGCGCGGCAAACGTCTGGAAACCGATCATCGGCAGCAAGGCCAGCAACGCGCTGCTGAGGGAAATGCCCAACAGCCAGATCGCCAGCATCAGTCCATTGATCGCCGCCATGATCGCCAGCGCCTGCCACCGGGGCCACATCGCCACGACTTGCGCCGCAACGATGATCAGCAGGATGCCGGGGCCGCCGTTGCGCAAGCACCAGGTGGCCACGAGCACCGCGGCCGCCTGGGACAGCGCCAGCGCGCGCTCGGCGCCGCGGCCGGTCAGGCGATTGCCGGCAAGGTAGCCCGCCAGCACGAAAAGCAGCGCCAGCAGTCCTCCCCATTGCAGGGCATCCCCGGTAGCCAACCTGGACCAGCGCAGGGACTGCACGGACACCGCCAGCCAGGTGATGTAGGCGGCCAGATTCAGCGGCGCCAGCCAGTGCGTGTTCCACGGCGAGTCGGATACGGCGGTTGGTCGGTTCTCCATGAGCCCAGTGTAGCTGCGCTCGCCGAGCGAACGGACCCAGCCGGTGCAAGTGGTGACTTTACTCACCCTGTCGCGATGACGGTCCGCATCTGCGTCCCGGCCCCGGTCCGGCCGATCCTGCATCCACGCCGATCCCGCCCGGCATTCGTCGCGCAACCCTGGCGGAGGCACCCGACCGAAACGATGGAGGTTCAAGATGAACGCAATCTACCGCTCCCTGCTGCTTTGCACGCTGTCGCTGGCCGCCGGACATGCGCCGGCTGCGTCGCTGTCGGTGGAGGTGGGTACCGGCATGCGGCCCGGCGATCAACTGATGCTGGCGGTGTACGACCGCGAGGACACCTGGCTGGGCAAGTCGCTGCGCGGCGTTCGCGAACCCTTGCCGGCGGCGATCGGCCGCGGGGACTGGCATGCGGTGCGGATCGACGACCTTCCGCCCGGACGCTATGCGCTCGCCGTCTATGTGGACCGCAACGGCAACGGAAAGCTCGACCGCGGCATGTTCGGGCGTCCCACCGAACCCTATGGATTCAGCAATGGCGGCGGCACCTTCGGCCCACCGGACTTCGCGGATGCAGTGGTCGAAGTGGGCGCGGCCGGCGGCGCGATCCGCATCGAACTCAACTGACAGGCAATCACCGGAGCACCCCCATGGACGCATATCGTTTGCTGGTCATCACCCACATCGCCGCCGGCTCCGTTGCGCTGCTGACCTTCTGGACCGCGGCATTCGCGCGCAAGGGCAGCCCGGTGCACAAACGCGCCGGCAAGGGCTATCTGCTGGCGATGCTCGGCATCCTGGCGACCTCGCTGCCGATGGCCGCGGTGTTCCTCGCCCGCGGGCGCATCGGCCTGGGGGTGTTCTTCGCCTACCTGGTGGTGATCACCGGCACCAGCGTGTGGCTGTCCTGGCGCTCGATCCGGATGAAGCGCGATGTGCGCGGCTACCACAACCGGCGCTATCGCATCGTCGGTTGGGCCAATCTGATCGCGGGGCTGGTCGTGTTCGCGATCGGGGTGGATCGCGGCAGCGCTCTGCTGAGCGGGTTCTGCTGGGTCGGCGTGTTCATCGGCATCGGCATGATCCGGCAGGCGCGCAAGCTGCCGACCGCGCCCACCTGGTGGCTGCGCGAGCACTACGGCGCGATGCTCGGCAACGGCGTCGCCACCCACGTGGCCTTCCTCGGCGTCGGCTTGGGCAGCTTCCTGTCGAGCTTCAATCTGCCGATCTTGCAGCTGCTGCCCTGGTTCGGCCCGCTGGGGGTGGCGCTGGTGGCGGGCGCGTACCTCAACCGGCGGTACGCGCCGCGCCAGGCGGCGGCGCGGACATGACGTGGAGTTGTGGGTTCTGGGTTGTGGGCGGCAAAAGCCTGCAATCTCGTACCTTGGTCGCGACCGTGCCAGCTCCTGCTGCCCACAACCCAGAACCCAGAACCCACAACCCTCCTCCCGTATACTCCGCGGCCCGCTCCGCCACGCCCGGCCGCCCGCATGTCCGCTCCGACCTTCCAGGAAATCATCACCCGCCTCAACGCCTACTGGGCGGACCAGGGTTGCGTGCTGATCCAGCCGCTCGACACCGAGGTCGGTGCCGGCACCTTCCATCCGGCGACTTTCCTGCGCTGCCTGGGCCCGGAGCCGTGGAATGCGGCCTATGTGCAGCCCTCGCGCCGTCCGACCGACGGCCGCTACGGCGAGAACCCGAACCGCCTGCAGCACTACTACCAGTACCAGGTGATCCTGAAGCCCTCGCCGAAGGACATCCTGGAGCTGTACTTCGGCTCGCTGAAGGCACTCGGTATCGATCCGCTGACGCATGATCTGCGCCTGGTCGAGGACAACTGGGAATCGCCCACGCTGGGCGCCTGGGGCCTGGGCTGGGAGGTCTGGCTGAACGGCATGGAAGTGACCCAGTTCACCTACTTCCAGCAGGCCGGCGGCATCGAGTGCAAGCCGGTGTCGGGCGAAATCACCTACGGCCTGGAACGCCTGGCGATGTACCTGCAGAACGTCGAGAACGTCTACGACCTCATCTGGACGCGCGGCCCGCAGGGCGTGGTTACCTACGGCGACGTCTACCACCAGAACGAGGTGGAACAGAGCACCTACAACTTCGAGGAAGCCAATGTCGAGGCGCTGTTCCACGCCTTCGACACGCACGAGGCCGAGGCGAAGAAGCTGGTCGAGCGCGGCCTGCCGCTGCCGGCCTACGACCAGGTATGCAAGGCCAGCCACAGCTTCAACCTGCTCGACGCCCGCCGCGCGATCAGCGTGACCGAGCGCCAGCGCTACATCCTGCGCGTGCGCACCATCGCCAAGGCGGTGGCCGAGGCCTATTACGCGCAACGGGAGAAGCTCGGGTTTCCTGGCCTGAAGCGCGTCGCCTGAGCCGACGACCCTGCGCGCTGCGCCGGTGAAGGCGCCGCCACCCACGACTCGAAGAAGCCGAATCATGACCACCACCGCCGACCTGCTCGTCGAACTGCTCTGCGAAGAGCTTCCTGCCAAGGCCGTTGCCGATCTCGCCCACGGGCTGAAGAACGGTTTGTCCGAACGCCTGGCCAAGGCCGGCATCGCGCACCCGGCCGCTCGCGCGCAGGCGCTGTGGACGCCGCGCCGGATTGCCGTGCTGATCCCGGACGTGGCGCTCGCCGCGCCGGAGCAGACCCTGGAGCGCCGCGGCCCGGCGCTGGCCGCCGGGATCGGCCCGGATGGCGCGCCGAGCAAGGCGCTGGCCGGCTTCGCCGCTTCCTGCGGCGTGACGGTGGAAGCGCTGGAGAAGCTGGAAACCGACAAGGGCAGCTGGTTCGTGCATCGCAGCACCAAGCCCGGCGCGCGCAGCGCCGAGGTGCTGCCGGCGATGGTGCAGGAAGCGATCGCGGCGCTGCCGCTGGGCAAGCCGATGCGCTGGGGCGCCAACGAGTTCGCCTTCCTGCGTCCGGTGCACGGGCTGATCGTGCTACTCGGCAGCGAGGTGCTGCCGGCCAGCATCTATGGGGTACAGAGCGGCACCACGACCCGCGGCCACCGTTTCCACGACGCGCGCGACCTCGGCATCGCGCACCCGGCCGATTACATCGCCGCGCTGGCCGCCGCGCACGTCATCGTCGACCCGCAGGCGCGCCGCGAGCGCGTGCGCGCGGAAGTTGCCGCCGCGGCGCAGCGCCAGGGTGGCATCGCGCGCCTGCCGGAAGACCTGATCGACGAGGTCAGCAATCTCACCGAATGGCCGTGCGCGATCGCCTGCTCGATCCCGGCCGAGTTCATGCGCCTGCCGGAGGCGGTGATCGTCACCACCATCGAGACCCACCAGCGCTTCTTCCCGGTGCTGGATGCGGCGGGCAAGCTGACGCCGTATTTCGTCGGCGTGGCCAACATCGAGAGCCGCGATCCGGACGAGATCCGCAAGGGCTACGAGCGCGTGGTGCGCCCGCGCCTGTCGGATGCCGCCTTCTTCTTCGACCAGGACCTGAAGCAGCCGCTGGCCGACCTGGTCGAAGGCCTGAAGACCGTCACCTACCAGCAGAAGCTCGGCACGCTGTACGACAAGACATCGCGCGTGATCGCGCTCGCGCGCGCGGTGGCGCCGGCGGTGGGCGTGGATCCGGGCCTGGCCGAAGCCGCCGCACGGCTGTCGAAGGCCGATCTGTTGACCCGCATGGTCGGCGAGTTCCCCGAACTGCAGGGCCAGATGGGCCGCACCTACGCGCTGGCGCAGGGCCAGCCGCAGGCGGTCGCGGATGCATTGGACGAGATCTACTGGCCGCGCCAGTCGGGTGCGCCGATCGCCGCCAGTCCGCTCGGCCGCGTGCTCGCGATCGCCGAGCGCCTGGACACCCTGGCCGGCATCTTCGCGGTGGGCCTCAAGCCCACCGGCAACAAGGACCCGTTCGCGCTGCGCCGCGCGGCGCTCGGCCTGGCGCGCACGCTGATCGAGGGCGGCATCCGCCTCGACCTGCCGCAGATCCTGGAGCAGGCGGTGCTCGGCGTGCCGGCCCAGAGCCTCAAGGACTACCTCGGCAAGATCGCCAGCGCGGTGTTCTTCGACAACGCAATGGTGGCCAAGCTGGTCGACCAACTGACCGCGCCGGCAGTCAACGAGCTCTACGAGTTCATCCTCGAACGCACGCGCGCCTGGTACACCGATGCCGGCATCACCGGCGACGTGTTCGAGGCCGTCGCCGCGCGCCGCCCGCACGATCTGGTCGACTTCGACCGGCGCCTGAAGGCGGTGCTGGCGTTCAAGCAGCTCAGCGCCTGCCAGAGCCTGGCCGCAGCGAACAAGCGCATCCGCAACATCCTGCGCAAGGCAGCCGAGGGCGGCATCGACGTCGCTTCGCTGGGCCCGGTCGAGTCCGACCGCCTGCACCACGATGCCGAGAAGGCGCTCTACGTGGCCATCGGCGACGCCGAACGCGACAGCGCGCCGCGCTTCGCCGCGGGCGAGTACATCGACGGCCTGAGCCGTCTCGCCGCGCTGCAGGGCCCGGTGGATGCCTTCTTCGAGGGCGTGATGGTGATGGCCGAGGACGAGGCCGTGCGCAACAACCGCCTCGCGCTGCTGGAACGCCTCAGCCAGCTGTTCCTGCAGACCGCGGACGTGTCGCTGCTGGCGGGGTGAGGTTGTCTGTGCCGAGCAAGCTCGGCACTACGTAGCGGAGCTTGCTCCGCTCCGTTCAAGCCACCTGTCAGGCCGCACGCCCCCGCGACGTATGCACGGACGCCGCGCACACCGCGCGGCATCATCCGTCCATGCCGCCGGGAGGCCCGACCATGCTGCGCGCGCTTTGGATTCTCCTGTGCCTGCTGGCCCCGGCTGCGCAGGCGCAGACCTTCTACGTGGCCACCAACGGCGTCGACACGCCGGCCGGCGGCACGCTCGCGGCGCCATGGGCGACGATCACCTACGCGCTGGACCGGGTGCCGGACCAGAGCACGATCCTGGTGCGTCCCGGCACCTACAGCGGGCGCATCCGCATCCGCGGCAACTTCCCGGTGGGCGTGATGGTGCGCTCGGAACTGCCCTACCAGGCGCGCCTGCGCGCCGCAGAGGCGGTGCTGACGATCTACAACGACAGCGCCGACATCCAGGGCATCACGATCGAGGGCTTCGACATCGCGCACACGGGCGCGGGCGCCGCCGCACTGGTGATCCAGATCCAGGATGGGTTCGCCACCCAGACTTCGCGCATCACGCTGCGCGACAACATCCTGCACGACAGCTTCAACAACGACATCCTGAAGATCAACAACGGCGCGAGTGGTATCCGCGTCGTCGGCAACCTGTTTTACAACCAGACCGGATCGGACGAGCACATCGACATCAACTCGGTGGACGATGTGATCGTCGAGGACAATGTGTTCTTCAACGACTTCGCCGCCAGCGGCCGCAGCAATGCCAACGACACCGCGAGCTACATCGTGGTCAAGGACTCCAACGGCGGAGACGACGAATACCTCGGCGCGCGCAACGTGATCATCCGGCGCAATGTCTTCCTCAACTGGCAGGGCAGCACGGGCAACGGCTTCATCCTGTTCGGCGAGGACGGCACTGCGAATTTCGAGGCTTACAACAGCCGTGCGGAGAACAACCTGCTGCTGGGCAACGCCGGCAACACCCAGCGCTCGCCGCTCGGGGTCAAGGGCAGCCGCGACATCGTGTTCCGCCACAACACCGTGGTCGGCAACCTGCCGGCGAATGCCTACGCCACCCGGATCAACCGCGAGGGCGACAACCCGCCGATCGAGGCGGTGCGCTTTGCCCACAACGTGTTCGCCGACGGCGCCGGGTCGATGACGGATTTCTCCGACACGCTGCCGGCGGACCTGTCCACCACGCGGCCATCGCTGCTGGTGCGCAACGCCTACTGGAACGCCGGTAACCCGCTGCCGAACGATCCCGGCGATGTGCTCAATATCGGCAACGACGCCAACCGCATCGAGGCCGATCCGCGCCTACCCGATCCGGCAACGGTTCAGACGCCCTATTGGATCCCCGCGCAAAACCAGTTCAATGGTGGCCACGCGCGCATCCGCGAAGTTTTCGCGGCGCTGGTCGAAACCTACGCCCGACCAGTCGCCGGCAGCGCGCTGATCGACGCCGCCACACCGGGCGGCGACGTGCCCGCCGACGACATCCTCGGCCGCCCGCGCCCCGCGAATGGCGCGGACCTCGGGTGTTACGAGGTGCAAGCGGCGGATGGCGTATTCGCCAACGGGTTCGAGTGAAAGGAGCGGTGAAACGTCAAAGGTCAAACGTCAACGCGCGGCGCCACGATTGACGTTTCACGTTTGACGTTTCACCTGGACCCGCTTGCTGTGCGCGTCCGCGGCAGGCCTAGGCCCTCACGTCGCCTCGGCCCCGCGCCCGATCGCCACCACGCCAGTGCGCGCGAGTTCGACCAAACCGATCGGGATCATCATCTCGACGAAGGCGTCGATCTTGACCGGGGTGCCGGTCAGCTCGAACACGAAGCTGGCCGGCGAGATGTCGATCACGCGGGCGCGGAAGACTTCGGCCAGGCGCAACGCTTCGGCGCGCTGCTCGCCGGTCGCGGCGATCTTCACCAGCGCCATCTCGCGCTCCAGGCCGGGCTTGTCGACCGCCAGGTCGACCACCCGGTGCACCGGCACCAGGCGCCCGAGCTGCGCCTTGATCTGCTCGATCACATCCACCGTGCCGCTGGTGACGATGGTGATCCGCGAGGTGTGCTTCTGGTGGTCGGTCTCGGCCACCGTCAGCGATTCGATGTTGTAACCGCGGCCGGAGAACAGGCTGACCACCCGCGCCAGCGCACCCACTTCATTGTCGACCGTGATCGACAGCGTGGCCTTGGCCGGACGCGGCTTGGCGTCGGAGAGGAAATAGGCGGAGGCGGGTTGGGTCATGAGGGGCTCGGTTGGGTCCGCTGTAACGTGCTTTGAAAGTTGTGATGTCGCGAATCCTGGTGAAACGTAAAAGGTAAAACGTCAACGGTGACGCGACGCTGTGATTGACGTTTCACGTTTCACGTTTGACCGTCTGAAAGCGCGCTGCGCGCGCTTTCAGACCAGCATCTTCCCCGCCTCGGACACGCCGGCGCCATCCACCGCGTCGGGC
This window encodes:
- a CDS encoding DUF2141 domain-containing protein gives rise to the protein MNAIYRSLLLCTLSLAAGHAPAASLSVEVGTGMRPGDQLMLAVYDREDTWLGKSLRGVREPLPAAIGRGDWHAVRIDDLPPGRYALAVYVDRNGNGKLDRGMFGRPTEPYGFSNGGGTFGPPDFADAVVEVGAAGGAIRIELN
- the glyQ gene encoding glycine--tRNA ligase subunit alpha produces the protein MSAPTFQEIITRLNAYWADQGCVLIQPLDTEVGAGTFHPATFLRCLGPEPWNAAYVQPSRRPTDGRYGENPNRLQHYYQYQVILKPSPKDILELYFGSLKALGIDPLTHDLRLVEDNWESPTLGAWGLGWEVWLNGMEVTQFTYFQQAGGIECKPVSGEITYGLERLAMYLQNVENVYDLIWTRGPQGVVTYGDVYHQNEVEQSTYNFEEANVEALFHAFDTHEAEAKKLVERGLPLPAYDQVCKASHSFNLLDARRAISVTERQRYILRVRTIAKAVAEAYYAQREKLGFPGLKRVA
- a CDS encoding glycine--tRNA ligase subunit beta codes for the protein MTTTADLLVELLCEELPAKAVADLAHGLKNGLSERLAKAGIAHPAARAQALWTPRRIAVLIPDVALAAPEQTLERRGPALAAGIGPDGAPSKALAGFAASCGVTVEALEKLETDKGSWFVHRSTKPGARSAEVLPAMVQEAIAALPLGKPMRWGANEFAFLRPVHGLIVLLGSEVLPASIYGVQSGTTTRGHRFHDARDLGIAHPADYIAALAAAHVIVDPQARRERVRAEVAAAAQRQGGIARLPEDLIDEVSNLTEWPCAIACSIPAEFMRLPEAVIVTTIETHQRFFPVLDAAGKLTPYFVGVANIESRDPDEIRKGYERVVRPRLSDAAFFFDQDLKQPLADLVEGLKTVTYQQKLGTLYDKTSRVIALARAVAPAVGVDPGLAEAAARLSKADLLTRMVGEFPELQGQMGRTYALAQGQPQAVADALDEIYWPRQSGAPIAASPLGRVLAIAERLDTLAGIFAVGLKPTGNKDPFALRRAALGLARTLIEGGIRLDLPQILEQAVLGVPAQSLKDYLGKIASAVFFDNAMVAKLVDQLTAPAVNELYEFILERTRAWYTDAGITGDVFEAVAARRPHDLVDFDRRLKAVLAFKQLSACQSLAAANKRIRNILRKAAEGGIDVASLGPVESDRLHHDAEKALYVAIGDAERDSAPRFAAGEYIDGLSRLAALQGPVDAFFEGVMVMAEDEAVRNNRLALLERLSQLFLQTADVSLLAG
- the ilvN gene encoding acetolactate synthase small subunit, coding for MTQPASAYFLSDAKPRPAKATLSITVDNEVGALARVVSLFSGRGYNIESLTVAETDHQKHTSRITIVTSGTVDVIEQIKAQLGRLVPVHRVVDLAVDKPGLEREMALVKIAATGEQRAEALRLAEVFRARVIDISPASFVFELTGTPVKIDAFVEMMIPIGLVELARTGVVAIGRGAEAT